DNA from Nitrospina gracilis Nb-211:
TAAAACGCCATGGGAGGCTTGGCGGACTCCGGAAGCCAATCGGGAACGTCTGAAGCAATTTTTTGTTCGACCAGATCCCGCAGTGCTTTTGGCAGAAATTTTCCAGAGTCCACCGGAATCAAGGCCTGAAATTCAGCATTGCGGAAGATCACCCGCCCGTCCTCGCGCAAAAGCGCCAGGGGCGCCCCGCCTTCCTCCAGCGCGGTGATCAGCGCCTTGTATGTCTGTAGTTGATCCTGAATGGCCACCCCCTTGATGGCGTTGGCAAAGCTGGGCAGAAGAAGCTCCAGGAGACGAACTTCGCGAGGTGTCCAGAATGGATCATTGGGGGCATGCCGGTGAAGCCCGATGCCAATATGGTTCTCACGGTCCAATGCCGCCATGGTGGCTTTGTAGCTCTCAAATCCCACAAAATCACGGGGGTTGAATTCAGGATGGTCCTCGATAAATTGTTTCAGTTCCTTCTGCAATACTTCCCTCGGCACATCGATATCGTGGGCAATAACCGGACGGTTCGCGTTATAAGAAATGTCAAACAAAGATCTTAAATAGGTATGCAATTTGTTCGCCCAGGGCCACTGGCTGGGGTCGAGTCCGATCATATCGATGGCCTGCGCGGGTTTTACCATGCCTTTCCACAAATTCAGGTCCGTCCAGGCATAACCCCCGATCTGAAAATTAAAAAGGGGCTTGATTTCATTTTTCATGCACAAGCGCAGGTCCGGCTTGGCGCGGCATTGATACAGCTTCTCCATGATCTTAAAAATTTTAAGATAATCCTCTTCTGGAAGCGAATGGGGTCCGTTGTTATCCATAATTTAGAACTCCTGTTCAGCAGGGGTCGACCGCAGGCGCGTCACAAGTTGCGTGCGGGAATGGACGTCCAGTTTTCTGTAGATATTCTTGAGATGGTTTTTGAATGTGTTGGAGGAAATGAACAGCCGTTGCGCGATGTCGCCATCATCAAGACCGTCGCCCGCCAAAATGGCGACCTCCACCTCGCGCGGGGTGAGCTCGGCCGCCTGCAATTTATAATGGAGTTGGGTGTGCGGATCGTCCGCCGTCTGCAGGCTCAACAGCCACGCGGGGTTCACTTTATCTTGCTCGGGGCGGAGGTGTATTATGCTGAGCCGATAAACCCTGTCACCATCCTGATAAAATGCCATCGGCGGCGCGCTGGTTTTCGGCGGATGATCGAGGCTCAGAAAAACCAACTGTTGCTCGACCAGATCCCATAACATTTTCGGAAGCAGGTTTCCGGGTTCGACGGGATTCGCGGCATGAAAGGCATCATTACGGAACAGCACTCTGCCGTCCTTCTGCACCAGCGCAAACGGTGTGCCGTTTTCTCCCAAAGCCGTGACCAGGGCTTTGTAGGTTTGCAGTTCCTCTTGAACGGCAACCCGCATTGTGGTGTTAAAAAAACTGGGGCGCAGGAGTTCCATGAGGCGGATTTCGCGGCTTGTCCAGACCTTATCATTCTGGCCATAGCGATTGAGTCCCATGGCCAGATTTTCCGCACGGTCGACAGCCGCCAGCGAGGTCCGATAGCCCACGTTTATGGGGTATATATCCGAAGGCGCGTATTCGGGGTGATCCTTGAAAAAATTTTCGAGTTCCGCCTGCAGGGTTTCACGGGGAATGTCCACATCATGAGCAATGACCTGGCGGGTGGTGCGGGCGAAGAATTGGGGAATGGAAACAATATACTCTCTTATTTTTTCGATTACCTGAAACAACTCTTCAGGAATCATGATGCTGTCGAGATTTCTACCGGGAATAGCCTCGCCGCCGATGAAAGAAATGTTCAACAAATTGATGTCATCGGCTTCAAAAAAAGGAAGCACGTATTGTCTGCAACAGGTCTTTAAATCGCTTCGGGTTTGGCACTGCTGTAGATGCCGGATCAGATCTATGACTCGCAGATAATCTTCTTCCGGCAGGGATGGAGGAACGTCTCCGCTTGGTTTCATTGTGTGGCCCTCCCCTTCATGATGCCCTGCAGGTGGTGGAGCAGTTGCACGCGGGTGTGCACTCCCATTTTCTTGAATATCCGTTTCAGGTGGTTGTTGACGGTGTTGGGACTGATGAACAGGCGCTCTGCGATTTCCTTGTCGCTGAACCCGTCGCACACCAGGGACGCCACTTCGATCTCCCGCGCCGTCAGGCGCGCCTCATCCATGGCAACGCCCACGCGCGACTGCGGCCCCAGTGCGGATTTGAACTGCAATAGATAACAGCGGTTGTCGTAATCCTGCAACGGGTCCAGCCGTGTCAGGTTCAGGCGGTACACCTCTTTTTTGTGTTTGTAAAAGGGAGAAAACCGTGACAGTTCATCAAGCCTTTCCGCCGGGGAATACAGGTCGTCTTGTTTCTGTATCCATTCCCGAATCTCTTCCGGCAACCGCTCTCCCTGCTGAAGTTGAAACCGTTTCTGAAAGGAACCGTTGCAGAAAAGAATGCGCCCCTCCGGCTGAACCAGCGCGATGGGAGTGGAGGTGTCGGCCAAGTGGTCGGCCAGCGCGCTGAAGTGATGCAGATCGCGTCGAAGCGCTACGTACTGGCAGGCGTGCAAAAGACTGGGTTGCGCCAACTCGGCCATGCGCAATTCGCGGTAGGTGAACGGCTTGTCATTCCGCACCCGGCTTAAGCCGACGGTAAGCGAAGCCTCCGGCCCATTCACTATGGATAAATGCCCGCTCATATTCTTCAAAGTGGGGGCGTCGTTGGGATCGATCTCCGGATGGTCTTCAAAAAAACGATGGAGGCTGTTGGAAAGAGTGTCGCCGGGCAGATCGGTGCCGGTGGCCAGCACCGCGCGCATGCCGGTGGCATACAGCCGGGTGAAATCTTCCATGTAGGGTTGGCAAAGAAACGCCCACTCGATTTCCTGTGGCGAATACCCCGCGGTGGCGATGGGGGTCAATGTGCTGGCGGAAGGATTTTCAGGGTTGGCTGCGAGCGTCGCACTGCCGAACGCCTCAATCTGGAACAGGGGAAATAGATGCGTTCGGACAACCCCCTCGAGATCGGATTGCGTTTCGCATTCTTCAAGTTTGTGGATCAACTCAATGAGGTTGAGGTAATCCCGTTCGCTCAACACCTGAAAGGATGAAGACATGACCTTATCCTTTCACTGAAACTATTCGAATACCAAATTCTGAAGAAGGGGGTATGTCCATTTTATAGGGATTTGAAGAAAAGACAATGGCAGTGGGGGCATTGAATGGATTCCCCACAGATCACGTTGTTAAAGACTACAGGAACGGGGGCATGCGGATAAGTCTAAACCAAACTACAGTTTGTTCGAGCAATGCCTTTTAACAATTGAGCTTTACAGCCATCCATTGTTTTTGGCTACAATCTCTTGCGAAAAGGAACAGCCTTTCCGAATAAAAATTCAGTGAAGTAAAAATTCTGGCATTTTTTTTTCCGAAAGGAATATATTGTGGGCAGGGGAGGAGACGCCCATGAAAATCATCACGCTGACAATTCTGCTTGCCCTTACACCCACCATCAATGATCTGCCTTCCGGATCTTCCCGGGAAAAAGGCCGGGCCATCGCCTTCAAGGCAGAAGAAACCTTCGACAAATTCAACGACAACACGGCCGAAGTGGCCATTCATATAAAAAAAAATAACCAAACCACGATCACCCGAAAAATGTCGTTGAAGGTTCTGGTGACGGAAGAGAACACCGACAAGGCGCTCATGCAGTTTTATCATCCGGCGGACGTCAAGGGCATGGCTTTTTTAATTTGGACGCACAAGGACACCTTCGACGATCTGTGGGTGTACATTCCCGACCGGCGCCGGGTGAAGCGCATCAGCACCCAGACCAAGGGTAGCAACTTCATGGGCACGGAGTTCCAGACTGAGGACCTGATCCGCGCCGAGCCGGAAAAGTACACCTACGAGTATTTGGAAACCAAATCCTGCGGGGAGCTGGAATGTTACCTGGTGAATCGTTTTCCAAAAGAAAAAAGCACGATCTACTCCCGGCAGGTGCTGTGGATCGACACCGATCATTTTCGCTTTCAACAGATCGATTCTTACGACCTTTCCGGAAACCATGTCAAAACGCTGAAGTTTTTCGGTTACAAACTGTATAAGGATCGATTTTGGCGTTGGGACCGGCACGAGTTGACGGACCACCGGACGGGAGAGGTGACCGTTTCAGATTTCATCAACTGGAGATTCAATATTGGTTTGAAAGAGAGCCAGTTTACGGTGAATGGATTGCAGAACATCCGTTGATTGGTAAACTTTCAAGTTCCTTGTTCAAAAAATGGGTGTTCTATGTGGGATTGGTTGGGGAGACAATCACACCAGCACCTTTGTCGATGGACGGTCGGAATTTTTTTTGCCCTGATGTGGAATGATCCGTCTCATGCCTGGGACCTGCGCGGTTTTGTGGAAGGTGAAGCCCGCCCGTTTTTCACTTCGGCCAGTTTTCCTGGACAAAAAGACCACACCGTATCCGTCGCCCTCAACCCGGAACTCTTTCACGAGTTTGAAAGCGGCACGCAGTTCTACCTCATCCCGTTTTACCGCTACGATCATGCCGACTCCGAGCGCACGCATTTCGATCTACGCGAGCTCGATTTCATTTTTTCAGGCAGTTTCTGGAGCGCACGGGTGGGCGTGCGCAAGGTGTTCTGGGGCGTTACGGAGACGGTGCACCTCGTGGACATCGTCAACCAGACGGATTTTCTGGAAGGCCTCGACGGGGAGGACAAGCTGGGCCAGCCCATGGTGAACGTCGCCCTGGTCACCGACTGGGGCATTGTGGATTTTTTCGTGTTGCCGTATTTCCGCGAGCGCACCTTCCCCGGCGGCGGGGGCCGCCTGCGGCCACCGCTCCTCGTCGATATCGACAACCCCCGTTACGAAAGCTCCGCCAAAGAATGGCACACCGATTTCGCCGTCCGTTATTTCCAGAACATCGGCAAGTGGGACATCGGCCTGTCCGCGTTTTCCGGTACCGGCCGGGAGCCCACGTTTGATCTCGGCGTGTCGCCATCGGGCTCCCCCGTTCTCGTTCCCTTTTACGAGCAGATTCATCAGGTGGGTTTGGACCTGCTTTACATCTATGCGAACTGGATCTGGAAGCTGGAAGTGATCCAGCGCTGGGACATGCGTCCGGAGGATTTTTATGCCACCACGTTTGGCTACGAATACACCTTCTCCGGCGTGTTTGGCACGGGCATGGACATCGGTGTGCTCACGGAGTGGTCGTACGACGAGCGCCAGTCCCGCGCCACCACGCTGTTTCAGAATGACCTCACGTTTGGCTTTCGCTGGGGTTGGAACGATATCAACGGAACGCAAGTCTTGTTCGCTTTCATTCAGGATCTGGAAGACCCCAGCAAGGCGTTTTTCATCGAGGCCAGCTCCCGGCTGGACGAACACTGGCGCCTGACCGTGGAATTGCGCGGCATCATGGATCAACCGGACGACGATCCCTTCATATTTCTGCGCGATGAAGATTTTGGCCAGATCACGCTTGCCTACCATTTTTGACAGCACTCAAAGATCCTCATTGATTTGCCCCTTCAGGATAAACCCGTCATCAGGGAAACACCGTCGGACCGTTTTTCTTCCGTCTCCGCAAAAATGACTTTTTCAGGCTATTTACCCGGCTTGGGTCCAAATCTAGAATGGACCCATAAAAAAGGTGATGACGCTTCCTTCGAGCAAGCGGGAGGAAGGGGGATGGCCATGGTTCCCATCGACGAAAAAGAATGTCAACTGGATCTTAAAGATATGCATCAGGCCCTGCTGGATCACTCGTTCGATGCGATTGTGTCGATTGATACCGAGGGAGCGATTTTGGGTTGGAACCTGAGCGCGGAGTCCACATTCGGTTGGAAAGCCGAAGAGGTGGTTGGCAAAAAACTTTCCGAGGTCCTCATTCCGGAAAAATACCGTGCCGCCCACACCGAGGGTTTGCGGCGTTTCATGCATACGGGTAAAGCCCGTGTGTTGAATCAGCATTTGGAATTGAGCGCACTGCATCGCAACGGTGGTGAGCTTCCTGTCGAAATTTCCATCGTGCCCTCGCGTCAGAACGGCCGGGTCGTGTTCACCGGGATCATTCGAGACATCACGGAAAGCAAGAACGCCATCCGACAGGCCCAGTTGCGCGAAGAAGAATACAAGATTCTGCATGAAGTGGCGCAGGCGCTTCAGAACTCGAACAGCATGGAAGCCATGTTGCGGGAAGCGCTGGGGGCAATCAGTCGAAGCAAGGAGCTCCATGTTGAAAACAAGGCGGGGATTTTTCTCGCCGACCAGGAGAAGCAGGTGTTGCGCCTCGCGGTCAGGATAGGGAAATTCCCCGCCGGCTTTCTTAAAAACTTGAAGGAGATTCCCTTTTACAACATTCCCTATGGACGGTGTTTCACATCTGGAGAAATGGTGGTGCGGGACTGGTGCATGTTTTATCCACAGCAGCCCGGTCCTTTTGGGAAGGAAAACCAATACGGTTCCTACATCGTCCCGCTCAAATGCCGCAATGAAACGATGGGCGTTCTGTTTCTTTACACTCCGGAATCTCCTCCGTGCTACGAAGGTAGCCGGGATGTGCTTCGTTCCATTGCGGCGCTTATAGGAAACGCCATCAAGCACCGTCAATATGAAAAGGAAATCCAAAAGCAGAACAAGCAGTTAAGAATGTTCAATTTTATGAAAAACCGGTTCCTTGGAATCGCCTCTCACGATTTGCGAAATCCCATTTACTTGATTTTGACTTATTGCAGTATTTTAGCCGAAGGGTCTTTGGGAAAGTTGAACGACCGGCAGGAAAAAATCATCGACAAAATCATCTATTCGGGAGAATACATGCGGGATCTACTGAGCAATCTGCTGGATATTTCGAAAATTGAAAGCGGTCAGTTTCATCTGGATAAGAAACCAGCAAATTTCAATTTGCTGGTTCAGTCCCAGGTGGAGATGAGCCAGCAACTTGCTGATAAAAAGCAAATCCGCCTTGAGTTTTTTCCCGACGAATTGCCTGATGTGGCCGTTGATAAATGCTCCATGATCCAGGTTGTTGACAACCTGGTCGGCAATGCCATCAAGTTTTCCCCTCCGGGTGCCCGGGTGATTGTTTCGACGCGGAAAAACGGAAACCGATGGAGGTTTTCGGTGGAGGACGAAGGGCCCGGTCTGGATAAAGAGGAAATGGCCCTGGCGTTTGAGGAGTTCCAGACGCTGAGCGCCAAGCCAACGGGAGGGGAGAAAGCGACTGGCCTAGGGCTTGCCATATCAAAAAAAATCATAAATCTTCATGGCGGGGAAATGGGAGTGGAAAGTGAAAAAGAAATGGGTAGCACCTTCTATTTTGACCTACCGATATAATTAGTATTTCTTTAAGTAGTTTGGGGGCAGGTCAGAAATTTTTAATTACTCAAAGAATTTAAGCATAATTATTTATGGGATTTGTTCAGGAGTCCCCGCCCACCCGTGTGACACTGGTTCCGTTTTTCAGGTTCGATGGGCGGCTCGCAGTGCATGGGGATTCGCCCAAGCCTGGTTCGAACTTTTTCGCCAAGCCTCCACCAATTTCAAGTCCGATAAAATCCGAGTAGGTCCATAAGCCCGTGTAAAAGCGGGCTTTTTTTATGGCTTCGAAGCCGACGCCGGGATCCCCCGGTGGGATGGGGTGAGGGCTGGTTGGATTATTTGCGTTTGCCGAGGAAGGCGACGTAGAGCATGGTTTCGTCGACGCCGTCCAGGCGGAGCAGATCGTTGGCGATGTCATCGAAAAAGCCGCAGGTGGTCATGACCGCGAGCCCCAGGTTGTGGCAGGAAAGATAAATGTTCTGGCCCAGATGCCCGACGTCCAGCAGGACGTAGCGGTAACCCCTCTCACCGTATTTGCGTTTGGTGCGCTGGAACACGCCGGAGATCAACACCACCACACCCGCCCGGCGCACGTGCTCCTGATTGCAGCAGGCTTCGTAAACGGAGTCGGTGGGGTCGCCGGGGATCAACAGTTCGAGTTCGTGCCGGGGCACGTTGTAATGATAAATGCCGGGCTCGATGGATTCCACCTTCCTCACCGCCAGATAGATTTCCGCGGGATAAAGGCCGCCGCCGGAGGGGGCGGATCGCAACGTCTGCACACCGCCGCCGGGGATGGGCATCTCCCCGGTGATGCCGTAGCTCTGGTGCAGGATTTTGGAAAGCTCCCAGAAACTCAGCGGCGCTCTCCCGAAATTGCGGATGGAGCGGCGTGTGGTGATCGTCTCGTCAAACGGCCGGTCGTTTGTGCTCAATTCTTCCTTCGGTATCAGCTTCACTTTTTTGGCATGCGAATACTGTTTGTAGCCGTGCGTCATGGCGACCAGTTCCGTACGTGAAAAGGAACTGGGAATCATCCCCGCCAGCAGATCCGGGTGGAGTTTCGTGTTCTCGTGATACAGCTCGGAGAGGGAGACCTTCTCCGGGTCTTTTCGAGGTCCGAGGGCAATGACGGGTTTGAGCATATCGGCCATGATGCGCTATGCCTCCACAATTCAGGGGAAAGGGTGTGGGTAAGGATTCAATTCGTCCTCGGTTCTCGGCCGTCCGACCAATCCCAGTCGATGGGGCACCTCGTACAATCGGCGGCCACCGAGATGCTGGCGGGCATGATTCAAATCCAGGGGCTGCATGCCGGGCACCACCGCCCGCGCCACTTTAAACCCGGCTTCATCAATATCCGATGTGGTCAAGTCCAGCACCACGGTCTCGAGGTTGTATTTTTTCAGTTGGTTTGTAAGAAACTGCACGTTCGCGGACATATCAGGCTGAAAGTGGTTGGTCAGGTTCTGGATCGGGATCTTGTCCGGCCACGTCATCAGAAAATCCATGGCGGTTCGAAGCTCCGGGCGCAGGGCATGAGCCAGGGCGTGCAGGGTTGGCTTGTCCACATTGCTGTAGTCCGGGTCGGGTTGAAAATCCGGGTTGTTCCGCGCATACCGGCTCATCCCGATGTACGTCAGCAACGCCTCTTCCAGGGCCAGCGACAAAGCTTTGTTGGGATTCAGGCAGGTGCCGAGTCCCATGACGGTATGGGGAATGTGCCCCTCGGTGCTTTGCAACATGACCGCGATGACCGGCACCGGAATATCCAGCGTCAGGACAAATGCTTCGCAGGTAACGGGAATGCCGTCCAAGGCCTGCAATAATTGATGGACGAAGGGGTCGTGGACGGTTGCCAGATCGATGCGCGGACGGGGCAGGCGGTTTTGCCAGACGATCATGAACGCGTCCCGTTCAATCACCTCGCAAATGGCCTTGTACACGCTGGCGGCGAGGCTGGGTCCACAGGCCAGACCGGTGGAGATGGAATCCTGCACGGGCGGTTCGTGCGGAGCCCTGTAATAATAGGGCACATACACGAAGGCGGCGGGGACGTAGGTCGGCCTTTCATGGGTCAACGAGTATCCCTGGGCCCAGCATAGAGGGGTTTTGGTCCCGGGAGCGGTGAAGGGGAAATTCGGTGACGCGTATTGCTTTTCACTGAACAGGGCAAAGGCCTGGGGGGGCACCGCCGGGCTGTCCAACTCATAGTATGTGGAGAGAAGGAGGTCGTCTTCATCGTATTGGGCACTGCAATAACGCTCGATGCTTTCGCCCACGGCTTTCATGATGGCGCGGTCGGGATCGGTGGAGGCGGCGTCGCCGTTGTTCAACGCTTCCTGGCCGCAGATGGGTTTGAGGTTTGCGGGATGACTGCGTGCGAAAAACACATTGGGCTCGCCACACACCAGCTCCTCAAACTCGACCTTCTGAATAATGCCGGTACGGTCGCTGACCAGCCGGCGGGCGCGTTTCAAGCTATCCTGTAAAGACGGCGTGGTGGTGCCGGCCGGTGCGTGCCGGGCCTCCAGCATGGTCTCAGTGGTTTCCATTGTTCTTCACGGGTGAAGTGCTGTCCCACGCCTCGTGCCGGGGACGTTTTGGGTTGCAGGCGGGGCAACGGGGAAGCCTGAGGACATCGTGCCCCACCGCCACAGGCGAGGTGGACGGCATTTCATAAAACCGTCCGATCGTGACAGGCGGTGCATATCCGGAAAGGTTGCGGCTCACTTCCATGGCAGCCTGAGCGGCGAGGACAGACCACAGGGGTTGGAACACGCCTTCGTTGCTGGAATGCGGCTGGGCGGCCAATTGCTTTTGGTAAGCGGCGTGTGTTTCCAGGTCCGGCACGTTGGAAGCGAGGCGTTTGTCAAAACACACATAACAGGCCGACTGGTGCGGGATGAACGTCGGTCCCAGCAATGCTTTCGTGCCCTCGATGGCGAGATGCAACCAGGGCTTTTTCGCTTCCAGACAGGCGGCATTGACGATTTCGAAAAAAGAATATGCCGGTGCGTCCTGGCAGGCGATGAGAAAATCCACGCCTTTCAGGAAATTCATCAGCGCCCTGGATTGCAGGGTTTTTGATTCAGGATTTGCAGAGGAAATTCCGATTTTAATGACTTGTTCAATTCCGACGGAAAACAGGGAGGTTTCGACCGAGTCCTTCAGGGATTTGGCTCCAACCACTCCTACCCGGGATTGTTGCAATTTGTCCAGGGAACCAGGAGCATCGGATACAAAATGGGAAAAGAATTGGATTTCGCCGTTTCCTTGATGAAATGCCCCGGAGGGAGCCGAATCCAAAGAGGGCGCAAGGCTTTGCTGTAACAAGCCATGCGCCCTCAGGATTTTGAGAAGAAAGACGATCGTGGTGGGCAGAATTTCGTTGCCCCCGGCATTGGCGATCTCATCGACATTGTGGTTTCCATCCAGCAGAGGCTGGATGGTGTGGAACGCTTCGATCAATAGATCGTTCCGTAGAGCGTAATCGAATTCTGCTCCACAAAACTGAAGACGGCCGTCTTCAAGTTCCAACAATGTGGCCCAAGGAGCCAAACAAGGCCGGCTCGGGAGAGTAACGGCGAGATAATCCGACGGCGTGTATTGGACTCCCTTCATAGAACACCCATGAAGTAGAGGATTTTAAGGATAGTTACATTGAATCCGGAAGCGAATATGAAGAAAATGCAGAGCCCCCGGTTGGGCTGAGATGCCAATTGTGAAAACTCGGAACGATCAGTTCCGAGACGGATCCGAAGGTGCTGCGTAGCAGGTGCAACAAATAGCTACGGGACGGATCGCGCCATCCTTCATGCCGGGAACTCCGCCGGTCTTCAAGAAATCCAAGTCCTCAGATTCCAACCCGAAGTCCTTTTTCAGGCGTTCCGGGTCGATAACAATGGTTTCGCAATAATCGGCATCACTGGAGATTTTGGCCAAAGCGTCCTGGAGATTCTTGTGGGTCATGGTGTCCCCCTTGGTAGGTTTGTAATGGGTTCGGTTGGAATAATCCACTTTGAATCGTGTTTTAGAACTTTTTGAAGACTAGGAATCCGGTCAACGAAAAGTCCTAACAAATCACAATTTGCGCCCCAAACGTAATGCCTAGGGTACTAATATTCAATCCTCGAAACTACTATATTTTGATAGTATAGCTACTATAAGTTATTGTTTTTAAAGGCTAAGTCATTCATTTTTGTGTTAAAATCCTGTACCGCCAGGATAAAAAAGCTTGTCCGAAATGGAGAAAAAAACGGTATGGCTTCACTAGCACCCTCAATCAGGTATCCTTTCGGCCCCTTCCTTACAGCCAAGTTAGCAAAGTCCAAGATTTTTGTTTTGCTCCTGGTCTGGTTTTCCGTTTTTCATATACCCATTGACCCCGCCTATCCCCAGGAAAACCATTCCGTTTTCACCCAGCAAAGCGGAACCTTGACGGAAGAAGAAAAGCAATTTTTCCAAATGGACCTCCAGCAACTGATGCAAACGGAGGTGGTGGTGACCTCCGTAAGCAAGCGTCCTCAAAAACTTCACGAGACCGCGTCGGCGATTTATGTCGTCACGCAGGAGGACATAAGGAGAACCGGTGCGGTGAACATCATGGAAGCATTGCGCATCGTTCCGGGTGTTCAGGTTTCAAAGATCAATCAGAACCGGTACGCTATTTCCATCCGTGGTTTCAACCGCAGACTGGGTTCGGACAAACTGCTGGTTCTTATGGACGGCCGCACTTTATATAGCCCGTCAGCGGCCGGTGTATTTTGGATTGGTCAGGATACGATGCTGGAGGATATCGACCGCATTGAAGTCATCCGCGGACCGGGCGCAGCCCTGTGGGGGTCCAATGCCGTCGCGGGGGTGATCAATATCATAACCAAGTCCGCTCACGAAACCGACGGGCTTTTGGTGTCTGGGGGGGCCGGTACGGAAGAAAAAGGGTTCGGCTCCATGCGCTATGCGGGTGAGTTGGAGGAGGGGCTGAATTACCGGTTTTATGCAAGATACCGGGACCGTGACGAAGGGCTGAGGCCGGATGGAAACAACGGTATCGATGACAAACAAATGTATCAGGGTGGGTTTCGTTCGGACTGGCAGGTGAACCCGGAAAATCACCTGACTTTTCAAGGAGACCATTACAGCCTGGATGCCGGGTTGGATTTCAACAGCCGGTTTGTGTCTTTGTCTCAGGGAAACGCTCCCTTTCAGGGAACCACCACGCAACGAGGTTATAACTTCCTGACGCGCTGGGACCGGTCACTGGAAAATGCTTCGGCCTTCAAGGTGCAGGCTTATTACGACCGGTTGTTGAGAAAGGCCGATGGCGTTCCGTTTGACAACCTGGTCGAGCAGGCGGACTTCGAGTTCCAGTATGATTTTTTAACCGAGTTCTGGAACAAGAAACACAATATTTCGTGGGGGCTCAACTACCGTTACACGCGATTCGATTTCGACCGCACCGCCATTCTCGACCTCCCTGAACGGGATACCAACCTCTTCGGCTTTTTCATTCATGATGAAATTTCCCTTATTCCCGACACCTGGAATTTGATTGCCGGCATCAAGATCGAGCACAACGAGTTTTCCGGTTTTGAATTTCAACCCAGCATTCGCACCGTATGGACTCCGAATTCCCGGCATACCTTGTGGTCCGCCGTTTCCCGCGCCGTGCGGATCCCGACGGTCACGGAGGCCACGGCCACCGTCAATCGCGCATTGATTCCGGGGGCGCCCCCTTTACTGCTTCGGGAGCGGAACCAGGACAACCTGGATGCTGAAGAGTTACTCGCTTATGAGGTGGGGTATCGTTTCAAGCCTCGAAAGGAATTGAATTTTGATGCCACGGCTTATTATTTCGATTACGACAATCTAATCGAGTTCACCACCGGATCGGTTTTTTTTGAGGCCGGCCCACCGCCGCCGCACCTGGTTCTTCCCTTCAAAAGCGATAATTCCCTGAAGGGGGAGGTTTATGGTTTTGAGCTGGCCGCACAATGGCAGCCTCTCACCAACTGGCGTATTGCGGGAAGTTACACATTCACCCAAATTGACCTCAAGCCCATACTGTCAAACGTGTTCAACCCGGGTTCCTTCAACAGCGAAGGGGACCTGGACGCGGAAGGCGAACCCGAACACATTTTTAACATCCGCTCCTACCTGAACCTCCCTCACAATTTGGAGTTCGATTCTTTCCTTTATTACATATCCAGGAATTCAAGCCGGAAAATACCAGCTTACACGCGGGTCGATTTGCGCTTGGGATGGAAGCCTGTGGATTCTCTAGATCTGTCCCTAGTGGCCCAAAACCTTCAGGACAATGCTCATTCTGAACTGACCGAATTGCTGGAAGCCTCCACTGAAACCCAGAGAAGCTTCTACTTTAAAGTCACATATAATTTTGACTGACACTTACTGAATGCTAAGGCGCGACCTTTTTAAACTAT
Protein-coding regions in this window:
- a CDS encoding YcaO-like family protein; the encoded protein is METTETMLEARHAPAGTTTPSLQDSLKRARRLVSDRTGIIQKVEFEELVCGEPNVFFARSHPANLKPICGQEALNNGDAASTDPDRAIMKAVGESIERYCSAQYDEDDLLLSTYYELDSPAVPPQAFALFSEKQYASPNFPFTAPGTKTPLCWAQGYSLTHERPTYVPAAFVYVPYYYRAPHEPPVQDSISTGLACGPSLAASVYKAICEVIERDAFMIVWQNRLPRPRIDLATVHDPFVHQLLQALDGIPVTCEAFVLTLDIPVPVIAVMLQSTEGHIPHTVMGLGTCLNPNKALSLALEEALLTYIGMSRYARNNPDFQPDPDYSNVDKPTLHALAHALRPELRTAMDFLMTWPDKIPIQNLTNHFQPDMSANVQFLTNQLKKYNLETVVLDLTTSDIDEAGFKVARAVVPGMQPLDLNHARQHLGGRRLYEVPHRLGLVGRPRTEDELNPYPHPFP
- a CDS encoding TonB-dependent receptor plug domain-containing protein yields the protein MASLAPSIRYPFGPFLTAKLAKSKIFVLLLVWFSVFHIPIDPAYPQENHSVFTQQSGTLTEEEKQFFQMDLQQLMQTEVVVTSVSKRPQKLHETASAIYVVTQEDIRRTGAVNIMEALRIVPGVQVSKINQNRYAISIRGFNRRLGSDKLLVLMDGRTLYSPSAAGVFWIGQDTMLEDIDRIEVIRGPGAALWGSNAVAGVINIITKSAHETDGLLVSGGAGTEEKGFGSMRYAGELEEGLNYRFYARYRDRDEGLRPDGNNGIDDKQMYQGGFRSDWQVNPENHLTFQGDHYSLDAGLDFNSRFVSLSQGNAPFQGTTTQRGYNFLTRWDRSLENASAFKVQAYYDRLLRKADGVPFDNLVEQADFEFQYDFLTEFWNKKHNISWGLNYRYTRFDFDRTAILDLPERDTNLFGFFIHDEISLIPDTWNLIAGIKIEHNEFSGFEFQPSIRTVWTPNSRHTLWSAVSRAVRIPTVTEATATVNRALIPGAPPLLLRERNQDNLDAEELLAYEVGYRFKPRKELNFDATAYYFDYDNLIEFTTGSVFFEAGPPPPHLVLPFKSDNSLKGEVYGFELAAQWQPLTNWRIAGSYTFTQIDLKPILSNVFNPGSFNSEGDLDAEGEPEHIFNIRSYLNLPHNLEFDSFLYYISRNSSRKIPAYTRVDLRLGWKPVDSLDLSLVAQNLQDNAHSELTELLEASTETQRSFYFKVTYNFD
- a CDS encoding SagB/ThcOx family dehydrogenase, whose protein sequence is MADMLKPVIALGPRKDPEKVSLSELYHENTKLHPDLLAGMIPSSFSRTELVAMTHGYKQYSHAKKVKLIPKEELSTNDRPFDETITTRRSIRNFGRAPLSFWELSKILHQSYGITGEMPIPGGGVQTLRSAPSGGGLYPAEIYLAVRKVESIEPGIYHYNVPRHELELLIPGDPTDSVYEACCNQEHVRRAGVVVLISGVFQRTKRKYGERGYRYVLLDVGHLGQNIYLSCHNLGLAVMTTCGFFDDIANDLLRLDGVDETMLYVAFLGKRK
- a CDS encoding TOMM precursor leader peptide-binding protein, whose product is MKGVQYTPSDYLAVTLPSRPCLAPWATLLELEDGRLQFCGAEFDYALRNDLLIEAFHTIQPLLDGNHNVDEIANAGGNEILPTTIVFLLKILRAHGLLQQSLAPSLDSAPSGAFHQGNGEIQFFSHFVSDAPGSLDKLQQSRVGVVGAKSLKDSVETSLFSVGIEQVIKIGISSANPESKTLQSRALMNFLKGVDFLIACQDAPAYSFFEIVNAACLEAKKPWLHLAIEGTKALLGPTFIPHQSACYVCFDKRLASNVPDLETHAAYQKQLAAQPHSSNEGVFQPLWSVLAAQAAMEVSRNLSGYAPPVTIGRFYEMPSTSPVAVGHDVLRLPRCPACNPKRPRHEAWDSTSPVKNNGNH